From one Thunnus maccoyii chromosome 6, fThuMac1.1, whole genome shotgun sequence genomic stretch:
- the yif1b gene encoding protein YIF1B isoform X2, with translation MDYTASQSGFRQQPNMRQRNSTMDGSDGSQLFEDTSGVGLGAQTGYRNQMAGPQAAGLTGQSLLSDPMSNLAMAYGSSLASQGREMVDKNLDRFIPISKLKYYFAVDTVYVGKKLGLLVFPYMHENWEVSYQQDTPVAPRFDVNAPDLYIPAMGFITYVLVAGLALGTQDRFSPELLGVQASSAFVWLIMEVLAVLLSLYLVTVNTDLTTIDLLAFSGYKYVGMIVGVVAGLLFGRPAYYLSLLWCCAAIFVFMIRTLRLKLLSEAAAEGRLVRGTRNQLRMYLTMSIAAAQPIFMYWLTYHLIR, from the exons ATGGATTACACTGCATCTCAAAGTGGGTTCAGACAGC AGCCGAACATGCGTCAGAGAAATAGCACCATGGATGGTTCAGATGGTAGCCAGCTGTTTGAGGATACGAGTGGAGTTGGACTGGGAGCACAGACAGGATACAG GAACCAGATGGCCGGGCCTCAAGCAGCAGGTCTTACTGGCCAGTCCCTCCTGTCAGACCCCATGTCCAACCTGGCAATGGCGTATGGCAGCTCACTGGCATCACAGGGGAGGGAAATGGTGGACAAGAAT CTGGACAGGTTCATCCCAATTTCTAAGCTGAAATACTACTTTGCCGTGGACACAGTGTATGTGGGAAAGAAGCTGGGTCTTCTCGTTTTCCCTTACATGCACGAG aaCTGGGAGGTGAGCTACCAGCAGGACACTCCTGTGGCTCCACGCTTTGATGTGAACGCTCCTGATCTTTACATTCCCGCCATGGGCTTCATCACGTATGTGCTGGTGGCTGGACTGGCCCTCGGCACACAGGACAG ATTTTCTCCAGAGCTGCTGGGGGTTCAGGCCAGTTCAGCATTTGTGTGGCTCATCATGGAAGTCCTGGCAGTCCTCCTGTCACTCTACCTTGTCACTGTTAACACCGACCTCACGACCATAGACCTGCTAGCCTTCTCTGGCTATAAATATGTCGg GATGATTGTAGGTGTAGTTGCAGGACTGTTGTTCGGGAGGCCAGCATATTATCTCTCTTTACTGTGGTGCTGTGCTGCCATCTTTGTCTTTATG atCCGCACTCTGCGTTTGAAACTTTTATCTGAGGCGGCGGCAGAGGGGAGGCTGGTGAGAGGAACCAGAAACCAGCTGAGGATGTACCTCACCATGTCTATAGCAGCGGCACAACCCATCTTCATGTACTGGCTCACTTACCACCTCATCAGATAA
- the yif1b gene encoding protein YIF1B isoform X1 has product MDYTASQSGFRQRKLQPNMRQRNSTMDGSDGSQLFEDTSGVGLGAQTGYRNQMAGPQAAGLTGQSLLSDPMSNLAMAYGSSLASQGREMVDKNLDRFIPISKLKYYFAVDTVYVGKKLGLLVFPYMHENWEVSYQQDTPVAPRFDVNAPDLYIPAMGFITYVLVAGLALGTQDRFSPELLGVQASSAFVWLIMEVLAVLLSLYLVTVNTDLTTIDLLAFSGYKYVGMIVGVVAGLLFGRPAYYLSLLWCCAAIFVFMIRTLRLKLLSEAAAEGRLVRGTRNQLRMYLTMSIAAAQPIFMYWLTYHLIR; this is encoded by the exons ATGGATTACACTGCATCTCAAAGTGGGTTCAGACAGCGTAAGTTAC AGCCGAACATGCGTCAGAGAAATAGCACCATGGATGGTTCAGATGGTAGCCAGCTGTTTGAGGATACGAGTGGAGTTGGACTGGGAGCACAGACAGGATACAG GAACCAGATGGCCGGGCCTCAAGCAGCAGGTCTTACTGGCCAGTCCCTCCTGTCAGACCCCATGTCCAACCTGGCAATGGCGTATGGCAGCTCACTGGCATCACAGGGGAGGGAAATGGTGGACAAGAAT CTGGACAGGTTCATCCCAATTTCTAAGCTGAAATACTACTTTGCCGTGGACACAGTGTATGTGGGAAAGAAGCTGGGTCTTCTCGTTTTCCCTTACATGCACGAG aaCTGGGAGGTGAGCTACCAGCAGGACACTCCTGTGGCTCCACGCTTTGATGTGAACGCTCCTGATCTTTACATTCCCGCCATGGGCTTCATCACGTATGTGCTGGTGGCTGGACTGGCCCTCGGCACACAGGACAG ATTTTCTCCAGAGCTGCTGGGGGTTCAGGCCAGTTCAGCATTTGTGTGGCTCATCATGGAAGTCCTGGCAGTCCTCCTGTCACTCTACCTTGTCACTGTTAACACCGACCTCACGACCATAGACCTGCTAGCCTTCTCTGGCTATAAATATGTCGg GATGATTGTAGGTGTAGTTGCAGGACTGTTGTTCGGGAGGCCAGCATATTATCTCTCTTTACTGTGGTGCTGTGCTGCCATCTTTGTCTTTATG atCCGCACTCTGCGTTTGAAACTTTTATCTGAGGCGGCGGCAGAGGGGAGGCTGGTGAGAGGAACCAGAAACCAGCTGAGGATGTACCTCACCATGTCTATAGCAGCGGCACAACCCATCTTCATGTACTGGCTCACTTACCACCTCATCAGATAA
- the yif1b gene encoding protein YIF1B isoform X3, with protein MDYTASQSGFRQRKLQPNMRQRNSTMDGSDGSQLFEDTSGVGLGAQTGYRNQMAGPQAAGLTGQSLLSDPMSNLAMAYGSSLASQGREMVDKNLDRFIPISKLKYYFAVDTVYVGKKLGLLVFPYMHENWEVSYQQDTPVAPRFDVNAPDLYIPAMGFITYVLVAGLALGTQDRFSPELLGVQASSAFVWLIMEVLAVLLSLYLVTVNTDLTTIDLLAFSGYKYVGMIVGVVAGLLFGRPAYYLSLLWCCAAIFVFMCLQKRPQSQYRVPVSNSCGLPGEPARN; from the exons ATGGATTACACTGCATCTCAAAGTGGGTTCAGACAGCGTAAGTTAC AGCCGAACATGCGTCAGAGAAATAGCACCATGGATGGTTCAGATGGTAGCCAGCTGTTTGAGGATACGAGTGGAGTTGGACTGGGAGCACAGACAGGATACAG GAACCAGATGGCCGGGCCTCAAGCAGCAGGTCTTACTGGCCAGTCCCTCCTGTCAGACCCCATGTCCAACCTGGCAATGGCGTATGGCAGCTCACTGGCATCACAGGGGAGGGAAATGGTGGACAAGAAT CTGGACAGGTTCATCCCAATTTCTAAGCTGAAATACTACTTTGCCGTGGACACAGTGTATGTGGGAAAGAAGCTGGGTCTTCTCGTTTTCCCTTACATGCACGAG aaCTGGGAGGTGAGCTACCAGCAGGACACTCCTGTGGCTCCACGCTTTGATGTGAACGCTCCTGATCTTTACATTCCCGCCATGGGCTTCATCACGTATGTGCTGGTGGCTGGACTGGCCCTCGGCACACAGGACAG ATTTTCTCCAGAGCTGCTGGGGGTTCAGGCCAGTTCAGCATTTGTGTGGCTCATCATGGAAGTCCTGGCAGTCCTCCTGTCACTCTACCTTGTCACTGTTAACACCGACCTCACGACCATAGACCTGCTAGCCTTCTCTGGCTATAAATATGTCGg GATGATTGTAGGTGTAGTTGCAGGACTGTTGTTCGGGAGGCCAGCATATTATCTCTCTTTACTGTGGTGCTGTGCTGCCATCTTTGTCTTTATG tGTCTACAGAAACGCCCTCAGTCTCAGTACCGAGTGCCAGTATCAAATTCCTGCGGTCTGCCAGGAGAACCTGCCAGAAACTAA
- the LOC121899353 gene encoding GTPase IMAP family member 9-like, translated as MCADVNPNEMIRIILVGKTGNGKSASGNTILNRQAFSSVFSPCSVTSECEKARGTVARRRVAVIDTPGIYDTKYKQDEVIRKLKMCISLSAPGPHVFLIVIKLDRFTEEEHKTVELLQTVFGNKAADYSMVLFTYGDQLGCTRIEDFISHCPKLSHLIAKCNGRYHVFNNKVSNDSQVPHLLDKIKRMISDNGGRFYTNEMFQEAERAIQEKAAMILKASAMQKLREEEKLRAKLRGEQLQAELKRLGEEYQRRSREKAEKKNKFTETGMIVPAAEAGMAIGIAAAAAGGPLCIGVGAVVGGAAGALVGVIAPPVVRALKNKCSVQ; from the exons ATGTGTGCCG ATGTGAATCCAAATGAGATGATTCGAATCATACTGGTTGGAAAGACAGGAAATGGGAAGAGTGCATCAGGAAACACCATCCTGAACCGACAGGCTTTTTCATCAGTCTTTTCACCATGCTCTGTGACATCAGAGTGTGAAAAGGCAAGAGGAACGGTGGCTAGACGCAGGGTTGCGGTGATTGACACACCAGGGATTTATGACACAAAGTACAAACAAGATGAGGTGATCAGaaagctgaaaatgtgcatctctctctcagctcctgGTCCCCATGTGTTCTTGATTGTGATCAAGTTGGACAGATTCACTGAGGAGGAACATAAAACAGTTGAACTTCTGCAGACGGTGTTTGGTAACAAAGCTGCAGACTACTCCATGGTTCTCTTCACTTATGGTGACCAACTGGGATGCACAAGAATTGAAGATTTTATTAGTCACTGTCCCAAACTTAGCCATTTGATTGCAAAATGTAATGGGCGGTATCATGTCTTTAACAACAAAGTGTCCAATGATAGCCAGGTACCACATCTACTTGACAAGATAAAAAGAATGATCAGTGATAATGGAGGAAGATTTTACACAAATGAAATGTTCCAGGAGGCCGAGAGAGCAATCCAAGAAAAAGCGGCGATGATTTTGAAGGCCAGTGCCATGCAAAAactcagagaagaagaaaaactgagGGCCAAACTCAGAGGAGAACAGCTGCAGGCTGAACTAAAGAGGCTGGGCGAAGAGTATCAGAGACGATCGCGAGAAAAGgctgagaagaaaaacaaatttactGAAACTGGTATGATTGTACCAGCTGCTGAAGCCGGCATGGCAATTGGGatagctgcagcagctgctggaggtccACTTTGCATTGGTGTTGGAGCAGTGGTGGGTGGAGCTGCTGGGGCTTTAGTGGGAGTCATTGCACCACCTGTAGTAAGagctttgaaaaataaatgctctgtacaataa